One stretch of Candidatus Eisenbacteria bacterium DNA includes these proteins:
- a CDS encoding immune inhibitor A domain-containing protein has translation MDRRALRATRPSVETTRTAAPSPTAKASRDLFARRSALRSQAPHRFGPKRDTPWITKGRPPLASTIGGKLQRTSAFTGVPDTVRMLGIRVDFETDRLGSQTSTPDGKFDYRDGKALGIVIDPPPHDRAYFLSHLEAMARYWREQSYGNLVVEYDVYPQADSAAYRMGDTGDYGPWTLGQASYESAQNFFRDAIFAADSTDSIPFGDFDAVVVFHAGSDYQADILGDSQRDIPTFQIGLVDSVPVNGGALGIHGGMVMPETENQDGFYGALNGTMSHEFGHILGLPDLYDIYTFFPAVGVWSNMDSGYLLGTLLQDAQSGEIVEASGILPVSLDPWCKAALWPDGVELVDPGRSLETALRSTQLTDRLLKVPLGSDEYLLVENRQLDLNGDNTIYLDRDSTTHVILGPGLSSDDSLDTVGNKEFDFLLPNGGILVWHIDETVICTPIDEVTFLCGPNANPDLGVNSNPERLGVRLLEADGIRDIGDPNSFYFFGGPFDPYFVGNHTLLTDDTNPNARTNDGARSHVRLEVGSPPDTLMSVSVTSEWRLAGWPVRAGTALTGSAPTYGSMRHDNRWSVVTAADSLIYAWMADGTPYYEDRGDGEWAALPSKIRFPVLFADSLHPVTQVPPSHGSAVVATGLDGLVYAYRPALRDDPTSIPLAGWPPLLDTDTPTVTATTAPVLAPTEDVVVGSSGVLVGASDGRVFVITPSEDPNVAPRVTAVADTLLTESGIDTSPVTSNLAVGRFRGAGGYHVAFALESGVIRVVQQTTKDPGRFVTHWNAGGPGFAPKLLGIDLDRDPDRDLELVVADPATKQVHAYDLDGNDLAGWPVSVPAGFDSPPVAGDLDGDGFPEVMLLDREGNAHRWARNGIALQGWPVALASRYGTGALGGSGSPVVGDVDQDGGPEALFALDNGILVALEPDGTAVPGWPISVPGAADDTPLLLTLNGTGFPPNPAGPAWLHLVAGGGFDGSLGAYQLPARADSALVTKDGVSPRTPWPGYAGNRRRSSVLEDVHLVTATVASSTLAPGSVYCFPNPVRGEEIGVAYTLGAGVDQVTIRVLDPTGREVDRIAAPTGPTQNVAKILLRGWSSGVYVVRVEARGSGGTDVAFQKFAIVR, from the coding sequence GTGGACCGTCGCGCGCTCCGCGCGACGCGTCCTTCGGTCGAGACCACCCGGACGGCGGCCCCGTCTCCCACCGCGAAGGCGAGCCGCGACCTGTTCGCGCGCCGATCCGCGCTTCGCTCCCAGGCCCCGCACCGGTTCGGGCCGAAGCGGGACACGCCGTGGATCACGAAGGGGCGCCCGCCGCTCGCGTCCACGATCGGGGGGAAGCTCCAACGCACGTCGGCCTTCACGGGCGTTCCCGACACCGTTCGCATGCTCGGCATTCGCGTGGACTTCGAGACCGACCGCCTGGGCTCCCAGACGAGCACGCCGGACGGGAAGTTCGACTACCGGGACGGGAAGGCGCTCGGCATCGTGATCGATCCGCCCCCGCACGACCGCGCCTACTTCCTGTCCCATCTCGAAGCGATGGCGCGGTACTGGCGCGAGCAGTCCTACGGCAATCTCGTGGTCGAGTACGACGTGTATCCGCAGGCGGACTCGGCGGCGTACCGGATGGGTGACACGGGGGACTACGGGCCGTGGACCCTGGGGCAGGCCTCGTACGAGTCGGCGCAGAATTTCTTCCGCGACGCGATCTTCGCCGCCGACAGCACGGACTCGATCCCATTCGGCGACTTCGACGCGGTCGTCGTGTTCCACGCGGGCTCGGACTACCAGGCCGACATCCTGGGCGACAGCCAGCGCGACATTCCCACGTTCCAGATCGGGCTCGTCGATTCGGTCCCCGTGAACGGCGGCGCGCTCGGCATCCACGGCGGCATGGTGATGCCCGAGACCGAGAATCAGGACGGCTTCTACGGGGCCCTCAACGGGACGATGTCGCACGAGTTCGGACACATCCTGGGGCTTCCGGATCTCTATGACATCTACACGTTCTTCCCGGCGGTCGGGGTGTGGAGCAACATGGACTCCGGGTACCTCCTCGGAACGCTGCTCCAGGACGCGCAGTCGGGCGAGATCGTCGAGGCGAGCGGGATCCTGCCGGTCAGCCTCGACCCCTGGTGCAAGGCGGCGCTCTGGCCCGACGGAGTCGAGCTGGTCGACCCGGGCCGGTCGCTCGAGACGGCGCTGCGCTCCACCCAGCTCACGGACCGGCTCCTCAAGGTGCCGCTCGGCTCGGACGAGTACCTGCTCGTGGAGAACCGCCAGCTCGACCTGAATGGGGACAACACGATCTACCTCGACCGGGACTCGACGACGCACGTGATCCTGGGCCCCGGGCTCTCGAGCGACGACTCGCTCGACACGGTCGGGAACAAGGAGTTCGACTTCCTCCTGCCGAACGGAGGGATCCTCGTCTGGCACATCGACGAGACCGTGATCTGCACCCCGATCGACGAGGTCACGTTCCTCTGCGGGCCGAACGCGAACCCCGACCTGGGAGTGAACTCGAACCCGGAGCGTCTGGGGGTGCGGCTCCTCGAGGCGGACGGGATCCGCGACATCGGCGATCCCAACTCGTTCTACTTCTTCGGCGGACCCTTCGACCCGTACTTCGTCGGGAACCACACGCTCCTCACGGACGACACCAATCCCAACGCGCGCACGAACGACGGCGCGCGAAGCCACGTGCGGCTCGAGGTCGGCTCGCCGCCGGACACGCTCATGTCGGTGAGCGTCACGTCCGAGTGGCGACTCGCGGGATGGCCCGTGCGGGCGGGGACGGCGCTCACGGGGAGCGCGCCGACCTATGGCAGCATGCGCCACGACAACCGCTGGTCGGTGGTCACCGCGGCCGACAGCCTGATCTACGCGTGGATGGCGGACGGCACTCCCTACTACGAGGACCGCGGGGACGGCGAGTGGGCGGCGCTGCCTTCCAAGATCCGGTTCCCCGTGCTCTTCGCGGACAGCCTCCACCCCGTGACCCAGGTCCCCCCGTCCCATGGCTCCGCGGTCGTGGCGACCGGACTGGACGGCCTTGTGTACGCGTATCGGCCCGCGCTCCGGGACGACCCGACGTCGATCCCGCTCGCCGGATGGCCGCCCCTGCTCGACACGGATACGCCGACCGTGACCGCGACGACCGCGCCCGTGCTCGCGCCCACGGAAGACGTCGTGGTCGGATCGAGCGGCGTCCTCGTCGGGGCGAGCGACGGGCGCGTCTTCGTCATCACGCCCTCGGAGGATCCGAACGTGGCGCCGCGGGTGACCGCGGTGGCCGACACGCTCCTGACCGAGAGCGGCATCGACACGAGCCCCGTCACCTCGAATCTCGCGGTCGGCCGCTTCCGGGGAGCCGGCGGCTACCACGTCGCCTTCGCCCTCGAGAGCGGCGTCATTCGCGTCGTGCAGCAGACGACCAAGGATCCGGGCCGCTTCGTGACGCACTGGAACGCGGGCGGGCCCGGCTTCGCGCCGAAGCTCCTCGGGATCGACCTCGATCGCGACCCGGATCGAGATCTCGAGCTCGTCGTGGCCGATCCCGCGACGAAGCAGGTCCACGCGTACGATCTCGACGGGAACGACCTTGCCGGATGGCCGGTGAGCGTGCCCGCGGGGTTCGACAGCCCGCCCGTGGCGGGCGATCTGGACGGGGATGGATTCCCCGAGGTGATGCTTCTCGATCGCGAGGGGAACGCGCACCGATGGGCCCGGAACGGGATCGCGCTCCAGGGCTGGCCGGTGGCGCTCGCCTCGCGGTACGGCACGGGAGCGCTCGGCGGATCGGGATCGCCCGTGGTCGGCGACGTCGATCAGGACGGAGGGCCCGAGGCGCTCTTCGCGCTCGACAACGGAATCCTCGTCGCGCTCGAGCCGGACGGCACCGCCGTTCCCGGCTGGCCCATCTCGGTCCCAGGCGCCGCGGACGACACGCCGCTCCTGCTCACGCTGAACGGGACCGGCTTCCCCCCGAATCCGGCGGGACCCGCGTGGCTCCACCTCGTGGCGGGAGGCGGGTTCGACGGGAGCCTGGGCGCGTATCAGCTCCCGGCTCGCGCGGACAGCGCCCTCGTGACGAAGGACGGCGTCTCGCCGCGGACACCGTGGCCGGGATACGCCGGCAATCGGCGGCGGTCCTCGGTGCTCGAGGACGTGCACCTGGTCACCGCGACGGTCGCCTCCTCCACGCTGGCGCCGGGCTCGGTGTACTGCTTCCCGAATCCCGTCCGGGGAGAGGAGATCGGCGTGGCCTATACCCTGGGTGCCGGGGTGGATCAGGTCACGATCCGCGTCCTCGATCCCACGGGGCGGGAAGTGGACCGGATCGCGGCCCCGACCGGACCGACGCAGAACGTGGCTAAAATCTTGCTTCGGGGTTGGTCCAGCGGGGTATACGTCGTCAGGGTCGAAGCACGCGGCAGCGGGGGTACCGATGTGGCGTTCCAGAAGTTCGCGATTGTCAGGTAG
- a CDS encoding PorV/PorQ family protein has protein sequence MSRFATVCLALVLLLGAFGSARAQSEAGAQSLLFAPGTRAEGMGRAGVALVNDANAIWWNPAALAFIRGHDVSASYYDLVPGLADDVNYTYLTYAQRVEGLGGIGGSFTYLNYGKSEATDVDGNVIEEFNSYELAPTVAYGTDLISNMGIGVALKLVRVDLAPADVTQDQVAGQGTTFAADFGWLYKIPSWKAAMAATISNIGPDIAFVDEEQSDPLGRNIRVGAAYAPFETEAHKFTVSADAVRFLLPGRVLAIDQWGVGGEYEFNRLIALRAGYYSDPIGDIEDVTFGLGLMFRGFRIDYGSFPQATGLDRAQRFSLGYHF, from the coding sequence ATGAGTCGCTTCGCTACCGTCTGCCTCGCTCTCGTCCTCCTCCTGGGAGCGTTCGGTTCCGCCCGGGCCCAATCGGAGGCCGGAGCCCAGTCCCTTCTCTTCGCGCCCGGGACCAGGGCCGAGGGTATGGGCCGTGCCGGCGTGGCCCTCGTCAACGACGCGAACGCCATCTGGTGGAACCCCGCCGCGCTCGCGTTCATTCGCGGCCACGACGTCAGCGCCTCCTACTACGATCTCGTGCCCGGCCTCGCCGACGACGTGAACTACACCTATCTCACCTACGCCCAGCGCGTGGAGGGGCTCGGCGGGATCGGCGGCAGCTTCACCTATCTGAACTACGGGAAGAGCGAAGCGACCGACGTCGACGGGAACGTGATCGAGGAGTTCAACAGCTACGAGCTCGCCCCCACGGTCGCGTACGGAACGGATCTCATTTCGAACATGGGAATCGGCGTGGCGCTGAAGCTGGTCCGTGTCGATCTGGCGCCGGCGGACGTGACCCAGGACCAGGTCGCGGGACAGGGAACGACCTTCGCCGCCGACTTCGGCTGGCTCTACAAGATCCCCAGCTGGAAGGCGGCCATGGCCGCGACGATCAGCAACATCGGTCCGGACATCGCGTTCGTGGACGAGGAGCAGTCCGATCCGCTCGGCCGGAACATCCGCGTCGGCGCCGCGTACGCTCCGTTCGAGACGGAGGCCCACAAGTTCACGGTCAGCGCGGACGCCGTGCGATTCCTGCTTCCGGGGCGCGTCCTCGCGATCGATCAGTGGGGCGTGGGCGGCGAGTACGAGTTCAACCGGCTCATCGCGCTCCGTGCCGGGTACTACAGCGATCCGATCGGGGACATCGAGGACGTGACGTTCGGACTCGGTCTGATGTTCCGGGGCTTCCGCATCGATTACGGCAGCTTCCCCCAGGCGACGGGGCTCGACCGGGCTCAGCGCTTCTCGCTCGGCTACCACTTCTAG